Part of the Armatimonadota bacterium genome is shown below.
GGGACCCGCCCGCGTGGTACTGTGCCCCCTGCCGGCGTGTTGCGAATCATTCTCATGTAGCCGCAACGGAGGGCCCGGATCCAGACCCATGGCTGCGGCGCGGATACCGGTCGAGTGCGCGGCATCGTTGGCCCGGCTGCGGGCGATGGGACGGCGGCTGACCCGCCAGCGGGAGGCGGTGGTGCGGGCCCTGGCTGGCCTGGGATGCGCCGCCGATGCCGCCGCCGTCCACCGGCGCGCCCGCCGGTATCATCCCCGGCTGGCCCTGGCCACGGTGTACCGGACGCTGCAGGCGTTGGCGGGGGCGGGCGTGGCGCGGGTGGTGCACATCGGGGACGGGCGGACCCGCTACGAGCTGGCCGGTCACCACCACCACCTCATATGCATCCTCTGCGGCAGGGTCGAGCGGCTGGACGCCTGCCCGGTGCGGCGGGCGCACCGCCTGGCCGCCGGGCGGGGGTTTGTGGTGCAGGAGCACCGCCTGGACCTGTTCGGCCGGTGCGCCCGCTGCCTGCGCCCGGCGCGGTGAGGCGGGTGGCCGCCGGGGTTCTGCTGGCGGGGGCGCTGGCGGGGTGCGCGCGGCCCCAGGCGGCGCCGGGCCGGGTGGTCGTGGTCGCGTCCTCGTACCCCCTGTACGAGTTCGCCCGGCAGATCGCCGCGGACCGGGCGGAGGTCCTGGTGCTGGTGCCCCCCGGGGTCGCGCCGCACGACTACGAGCCCACGCCCCGGGACGTGGTCCGCCTGCGCAGCGCGAAGGTGGTCATCGTCAACGGGCGCGGCCTGGAGCCCTGGGCCGACAGGCTGCTGGCGGACCTGCCGGCGGTGCGGGTGGTGGCCGCGGAAGCGGCGGCTCCGGTGCTGACAGGCGCGGGGCTGGAGGCAGACCCGCACCTGTGGCTGGATCCGGTGGCCGCCGAGGCCGTGGCGGCGGCCGTGGCGGCGGCCCTGGCGCGCGCCGACCCGGCGGGAGAACCGGTCTACCGCCAGGCCGAGGCCCGGCTGCGGCAGGAGCTGCGGT
Proteins encoded:
- a CDS encoding zinc ABC transporter substrate-binding protein yields the protein MAAGVLLAGALAGCARPQAAPGRVVVVASSYPLYEFARQIAADRAEVLVLVPPGVAPHDYEPTPRDVVRLRSAKVVIVNGRGLEPWADRLLADLPAVRVVAAEAAAPVLTGAGLEADPHLWLDPVAAEAVAAAVAAALARADPAGEPVYRQAEARLRQELRSLHRAYRDGLASCRHREFLAAHAAFGYLAARYGLVQIAISGPTAEAEPSPARMASLAALARARGLRVIFADPRRSRKAADVLAREVGARVLPLSDLETVSEADLRRGRSYVAAMYENLRSLREGLGCR
- a CDS encoding Fur family transcriptional regulator, translated to MAAARIPVECAASLARLRAMGRRLTRQREAVVRALAGLGCAADAAAVHRRARRYHPRLALATVYRTLQALAGAGVARVVHIGDGRTRYELAGHHHHLICILCGRVERLDACPVRRAHRLAAGRGFVVQEHRLDLFGRCARCLRPAR